Proteins from a single region of Sphingomonas morindae:
- a CDS encoding efflux RND transporter periplasmic adaptor subunit — translation MTEPIAPPADQDIDSFLGVERPTRRRRIARRLAIGVALVLVLLFVVRCAFGTREPEHYATAPARRADLTVSVAATGNLTPTRQVNVGSEVSGIVTQVFVQNNDHVAKGQPLARLDTARLEDALRLSIAQLRAAEAAVAQNQATLDQSAATYRRYQEVARLSGGKVPSKTELDTARADFERAQANLAAARAQVDQNQATVSSNRTNLAKATIYSPVDGVVLSRQVEPGQTVAAQFNVATLFTIAEDLAAMKLDVKVDEADVGEVHAGDPANFTVDAYPGRVFPARVERIDFGANATPTVNSAGSSTSNATTAVVAYTASLSVANPDLALRPGMTASATIITAVRRNVLLVPNAALRFRPRDQAESGGFLLGGPKDGSGGFGQAGQDKSGAIGRGSRQAVFVLRKGKPVAVPVVVGDSNGSLTAVSGAGLRPGVAVITGTLAHAAS, via the coding sequence ATGACCGAGCCGATCGCGCCCCCGGCCGACCAGGATATCGACAGCTTCCTCGGCGTGGAGCGTCCCACGCGGCGGCGGCGCATCGCCCGCCGCCTCGCGATCGGGGTGGCGCTGGTGCTGGTGCTGCTGTTCGTGGTGCGCTGCGCCTTCGGCACGCGCGAGCCGGAGCATTATGCCACCGCGCCGGCGCGGCGCGCGGATCTCACCGTGTCGGTGGCGGCCACGGGCAATCTCACCCCGACGCGCCAGGTGAATGTCGGGTCGGAAGTCTCGGGCATCGTGACCCAGGTGTTCGTGCAGAACAACGATCATGTCGCCAAGGGCCAGCCGCTGGCGCGGCTCGACACGGCGCGGCTCGAGGATGCGCTGCGGCTCAGCATCGCGCAGCTGCGCGCGGCCGAGGCGGCGGTGGCGCAGAACCAGGCGACGCTCGACCAGTCCGCCGCGACCTATCGCCGCTATCAGGAGGTGGCGCGGCTTTCGGGCGGCAAGGTGCCCTCCAAGACCGAACTCGACACCGCCCGCGCCGATTTCGAGCGCGCCCAGGCGAATCTCGCGGCGGCGCGCGCGCAGGTCGACCAGAACCAGGCGACGGTGAGCAGCAACCGCACCAATCTCGCCAAGGCGACGATCTACTCGCCCGTCGACGGCGTGGTGCTGTCGCGCCAGGTCGAGCCCGGACAGACGGTGGCGGCGCAGTTCAACGTCGCGACGCTCTTCACCATCGCCGAGGATCTCGCCGCGATGAAGCTGGACGTGAAGGTGGACGAGGCCGATGTCGGCGAGGTCCATGCCGGCGATCCCGCCAATTTCACGGTCGACGCCTATCCCGGCCGCGTCTTTCCGGCGCGGGTCGAGCGGATCGATTTCGGCGCCAACGCCACGCCCACGGTGAACAGCGCCGGCAGCAGCACCAGCAACGCCACCACCGCCGTGGTCGCCTATACGGCGTCGCTCTCGGTCGCCAATCCCGATCTCGCGCTGCGGCCGGGGATGACGGCGAGCGCCACGATCATCACCGCCGTCCGCCGCAACGTGCTGCTCGTGCCCAATGCCGCGCTGCGCTTCCGCCCGCGCGACCAGGCCGAAAGCGGCGGCTTCCTGCTCGGCGGGCCGAAGGATGGCAGCGGCGGCTTCGGCCAGGCCGGCCAGGACAAGAGCGGCGCGATCGGCCGCGGCAGCCGCCAGGCGGTGTTCGTGCTGCGCAAGGGCAAGCCCGTGGCGGTGCCGGTGGTGGTGGGCGACAGCAATGGCAGCCTCACCGCCGTCTCCGGCGCGGGGCTGCGGCCGGGGGTGGCGGTGATCACCGGCACGCTCGCCCATGCCGCGAGCTGA
- a CDS encoding 3-hydroxyacyl-CoA dehydrogenase NAD-binding domain-containing protein codes for MRTIGVIGAGQMGAGIAQVAAQAGFQVLLADRAIELAERGKAGIAKRLGSAVEKEKISATDAEAALARIEALGDTSGFGAAFLVIEAATEREEIKRAIFAEVGPRLDADAVLATNTSSIPITRLAQAAPDPARFLGVHFFNPVPVMKPIELIRGLATSDAAVAVVRDFAAAIEKVIVTVEDAPGFVVNRVLMPMLNEAIFALGEGVAGVADIDAAVRLGLNHPMGPLTLADFIGLDTCLEICRVLFTGTGDPKFRPAPLLVKYVEAGWLGRKTKRGFYDYNGAEPVPTR; via the coding sequence ATGCGGACCATCGGCGTGATCGGAGCGGGGCAGATGGGGGCGGGGATCGCCCAGGTCGCGGCGCAGGCGGGCTTTCAGGTGCTGCTCGCGGACCGCGCGATCGAGCTGGCCGAGCGCGGCAAGGCGGGCATCGCCAAGCGCCTGGGCAGCGCGGTGGAGAAGGAGAAGATCAGCGCCACCGATGCCGAGGCGGCGCTCGCCCGCATCGAGGCACTGGGCGATACCAGCGGCTTCGGCGCGGCCTTTCTGGTGATCGAGGCGGCGACCGAGCGCGAGGAGATCAAGCGCGCCATCTTCGCCGAGGTCGGGCCGCGGCTGGACGCGGACGCCGTGCTCGCCACCAACACCTCGTCGATCCCGATCACCCGGCTCGCCCAGGCCGCGCCCGATCCGGCGCGCTTCCTCGGCGTCCATTTCTTCAATCCCGTGCCGGTGATGAAGCCGATCGAGCTGATCCGCGGCCTCGCCACCTCCGATGCGGCGGTGGCGGTGGTGCGCGACTTCGCGGCGGCGATCGAGAAGGTGATCGTCACCGTCGAGGATGCGCCCGGCTTCGTGGTGAACCGCGTGCTGATGCCGATGCTCAACGAGGCGATCTTCGCGCTGGGCGAAGGCGTGGCGGGCGTGGCCGATATCGACGCGGCGGTGCGGCTCGGGCTCAACCATCCGATGGGCCCGCTCACTTTGGCCGATTTCATCGGGCTCGATACCTGTCTGGAAATCTGCCGCGTGCTCTTCACCGGCACGGGCGATCCCAAATTCCGCCCGGCGCCGCTGCTGGTGAAATATGTCGAGGCCGGCTGGCTCGGCCGCAAGACCAAGCGCGGCTTCTACGATTATAACGGCGCCGAGCCGGTGCCGACGCGCTGA
- a CDS encoding ABC transporter ATP-binding protein, giving the protein MADPLIRLTAVTKRYGSGDAAVHALRGIDLAVERGAFLAVMGPSGSGKSTAMNILGCLDVPSSGSFLFRGQAVEALDRDQRALLRRRYLGFVFQGFNLLPRTSALENVELPLLYRGAGRHARYALAMAALEQVGLADRADHTPAELSGGQQQRVAIARAIVTQPDVLLADEPTGNLDSERSVEIMGLLTRLNEEQGLTILMVTHEPEMAAYARTIAHFRDGLVERIAAPPARAPA; this is encoded by the coding sequence ATGGCCGATCCGCTGATCCGGCTCACCGCCGTCACCAAGCGCTACGGCAGCGGCGACGCCGCCGTGCATGCGCTGCGCGGGATCGATCTCGCGGTGGAGCGCGGCGCCTTCCTGGCGGTGATGGGCCCGTCGGGCTCGGGCAAATCCACCGCGATGAACATTCTCGGCTGTCTCGACGTGCCGAGCAGCGGCAGCTTCCTGTTCCGCGGCCAGGCGGTGGAGGCGCTCGACCGGGATCAGCGCGCGCTGCTGCGGCGGCGCTATCTCGGCTTCGTCTTCCAGGGGTTCAACCTGCTGCCCCGGACCAGCGCGCTCGAGAATGTGGAACTGCCGCTGCTCTATCGCGGCGCCGGCCGGCATGCGCGCTATGCGCTGGCCATGGCCGCGCTGGAGCAGGTCGGCCTCGCCGACCGCGCCGACCACACGCCCGCCGAACTTTCGGGCGGGCAGCAGCAGCGCGTCGCCATCGCGCGCGCCATCGTCACCCAGCCCGACGTGCTGCTCGCCGACGAGCCGACCGGCAATCTCGATTCGGAGCGCTCGGTGGAGATTATGGGGCTGCTCACGCGGCTCAACGAAGAGCAGGGGCTGACCATCCTGATGGTGACGCACGAGCCCGAGATGGCCGCCTATGCCCGCACCATCGCGCATTTCCGCGATGGGCTGGTCGAGCGCATCGCCGCGCCGCCGGCGCGCGCCCCGGCATGA
- a CDS encoding sensor histidine kinase has protein sequence MPARFRSLPIFWQTLALLLGGLVVSQIVAILLIMYLPAPRPDFYTMSEIAEALASEDATPSPLAAQRRATAPGPQPGMIATPGLSQRLAGMVHRPLGEVRLFFQADQSESFPWGRRTGRGAVPIHHGQPYFFNTVEAALALPEGGWRVVRTPPPPLISSWQKRTIICFGFSALAMLPFAFLFARALTRPIRRLAAAVERIDHDAAAPPVPAEGPSELRLTAHALNTLRTNLHAYLRERTAMIGAIAHDLRSPLARIAFRIERAPQAIRVPVQHDIEQMQAMIATTIGFVRDGAGVGERRPVELSALARRLAQQARETGSEVRLGSVVAATVEGDRGALERLVQNLIDNAVKYAGGAELTIERAEDRARLCVTDRGPGIAEEALERMFEPFARADPSRSRSTGGIGLGLAIARSIAAAHGGSITAANRHAGGLAMTVELPLAD, from the coding sequence ATGCCGGCGCGGTTCCGATCGCTGCCGATCTTCTGGCAGACGCTGGCGCTGCTGCTGGGCGGGCTGGTCGTCTCGCAGATCGTCGCCATCCTGCTCATCATGTACCTGCCGGCGCCGCGACCGGACTTCTACACGATGAGCGAGATCGCCGAGGCGCTGGCGAGCGAGGATGCGACGCCGAGCCCGCTCGCGGCGCAGCGCCGCGCCACCGCGCCCGGCCCCCAGCCGGGCATGATCGCGACGCCCGGCCTGAGCCAGCGGCTGGCCGGCATGGTCCATCGCCCGCTCGGCGAGGTGCGGCTCTTCTTCCAGGCGGATCAGTCGGAAAGCTTCCCCTGGGGACGGCGCACCGGGCGCGGCGCGGTGCCCATCCACCATGGGCAGCCCTATTTCTTCAACACGGTGGAGGCGGCGCTGGCGCTGCCCGAGGGCGGCTGGCGGGTGGTGCGCACGCCGCCGCCGCCGCTGATCTCCTCCTGGCAGAAGCGGACCATCATCTGCTTCGGCTTCTCGGCGCTGGCGATGCTGCCCTTCGCCTTCCTGTTCGCGCGCGCGCTCACCCGGCCGATCCGCCGGCTGGCGGCGGCGGTGGAGCGGATCGATCATGACGCCGCCGCGCCGCCGGTGCCGGCGGAAGGGCCGAGCGAGCTGCGCCTCACCGCCCACGCGCTCAACACGCTGCGCACCAATCTCCACGCCTATCTGCGCGAACGCACCGCGATGATCGGCGCGATCGCGCATGATCTGCGCAGCCCGCTGGCGCGCATCGCCTTCCGCATCGAGCGCGCGCCGCAGGCGATCCGCGTGCCGGTGCAGCACGATATCGAGCAGATGCAGGCGATGATCGCGACCACCATCGGCTTTGTGCGCGATGGCGCGGGCGTGGGCGAGCGGCGCCCCGTGGAATTGTCGGCGCTGGCGCGGCGGCTGGCGCAGCAGGCGCGCGAGACCGGATCGGAGGTGCGGCTGGGCAGCGTCGTCGCCGCCACGGTGGAGGGCGATCGCGGCGCGCTGGAACGGCTGGTGCAGAATCTCATCGACAATGCGGTGAAATATGCCGGCGGCGCCGAGCTGACGATCGAGCGCGCCGAGGATCGCGCACGGCTCTGCGTCACCGATCGCGGCCCCGGCATCGCCGAGGAAGCGCTGGAGCGCATGTTCGAGCCCTTCGCCCGCGCCGATCCCTCGCGCAGCCGCTCCACCGGCGGGATCGGGCTTGGCCTGGCCATCGCCCGCTCGATCGCCGCCGCGCATGGCGGCAGCATCACCGCCGCCAACCGCCATGCCGGCGGCCTGGCGATGACCGTGGAACTGCCGCTGGCCGATTGA
- a CDS encoding EF-hand domain-containing protein, translated as MIRRLLPLLLLAAAPPPPAPPAPPPASAGDDILVQGRPYGPCGPRYAPLYIAPMGEPVRTNGHSDPMARWFAAADADHDGRLTQAELAADAERYARTLDTDGDGELDPQEVSAYENDEAPEIKLYQPGLFREPHDSKGRRAAKREARERVDYVAAYGAGHYASLNVPEPIASADLDINRGVSMSEIRTVAAQRFALLDPGARGYLSLDALPRSPAQQAIDACFARQESQKK; from the coding sequence ATGATCCGCCGCCTGCTGCCGCTCCTGCTGCTCGCCGCCGCGCCGCCCCCGCCGGCGCCGCCCGCGCCGCCGCCGGCCAGCGCGGGCGACGATATCCTCGTGCAGGGCCGACCCTATGGCCCGTGCGGGCCGCGCTACGCGCCGCTCTATATCGCGCCGATGGGCGAGCCGGTGCGCACCAACGGCCATAGCGATCCGATGGCGCGCTGGTTCGCCGCCGCCGACGCCGACCATGACGGGCGGCTCACCCAGGCCGAGCTGGCCGCCGACGCCGAACGCTATGCCCGCACGCTCGACACGGATGGCGATGGCGAACTCGATCCCCAGGAGGTGAGCGCCTATGAGAATGACGAGGCGCCCGAGATCAAGCTGTACCAGCCCGGCCTGTTCCGCGAGCCGCACGACAGCAAGGGCCGGCGCGCGGCCAAGCGCGAGGCGCGCGAGCGGGTGGACTATGTCGCCGCCTATGGCGCGGGCCATTATGCCTCGCTCAACGTGCCCGAACCGATCGCCTCGGCCGACCTCGACATCAACCGCGGCGTGTCCATGAGCGAGATCAGGACGGTCGCCGCGCAGCGCTTCGCGCTTCTCGATCCCGGCGCGCGGGGCTATCTCAGCCTTGATGCGTTGCCCCGCTCGCCTGCCCAGCAGGCGATCGACGCCTGCTTCGCGCGCCAGGAGAGCCAGAAGAAATGA
- a CDS encoding response regulator — translation MNDAAAPRLLVVDDDAELVDLIAGFLRDHHLTVDTAADATAMDAALARQRYVCVILDLMMPGEDGLSVLRRLRTRDRTPVIMLSAMSEDVDRIVGLEVGADDYLGKPCNPRELLARVRALLRRAAERGAEPAPGSPRRRFGDWGLDLVERVLHRTGFPQAPLTDAEFRVLTAFLDRPQRVLSRDTLIELAKGSDADVFDRAIDVTISRLRKKLGPGDPIRTIRNEGYMFALRPEEG, via the coding sequence ATGAATGATGCGGCCGCCCCCCGATTGCTGGTGGTCGACGATGACGCCGAACTGGTGGATCTGATCGCCGGCTTTCTGCGCGATCATCACCTCACCGTCGACACCGCCGCCGATGCCACCGCCATGGACGCCGCGCTGGCGCGCCAGCGCTATGTTTGCGTGATCCTCGATCTGATGATGCCGGGCGAGGACGGGCTTTCGGTGCTGCGCCGGCTGCGCACCCGCGATCGCACGCCGGTGATCATGCTGTCGGCGATGAGCGAGGATGTCGATCGCATCGTCGGGCTCGAAGTCGGCGCCGACGATTATCTCGGCAAGCCCTGCAATCCGCGCGAGTTGCTGGCGCGGGTGCGGGCGCTGCTGCGGCGCGCGGCCGAGCGCGGCGCCGAGCCCGCGCCGGGATCGCCGCGCCGCCGCTTCGGCGATTGGGGGCTCGATCTGGTCGAGCGGGTGCTGCATCGCACGGGCTTTCCGCAGGCCCCGCTCACCGATGCCGAGTTCCGCGTGCTGACCGCCTTTCTGGACCGGCCGCAGCGCGTGCTCTCGCGCGATACGCTGATCGAACTCGCCAAGGGCTCCGACGCGGACGTGTTCGACCGCGCAATCGACGTGACGATCAGCCGGCTGCGCAAGAAGCTCGGGCCGGGCGATCCCATCCGCACCATCCGCAATGAAGGCTATATGTTCGCGCTGCGGCCCGAGGAGGGCTGA
- a CDS encoding NupC/NupG family nucleoside CNT transporter has protein sequence MLKYLIGLAGILVILAIAYALSVDRRAIRPRVVGSAFALQAGIAVLVLHVPWGRAALGVLSAGVANLLGYASAGTQFLFGALASDRLGQMFAIQALPVIIFFAALVGILYHLGIMQFVVRWIGGGIERVVGTSKVESLCAAANIFVGQSESPLVIRPYLAALDERQVFAVMTSGMAGVAGTILAAYAAMGIRIDYLLAASFMSAPGGLLMAKIIMPDRVRGAPLDETDAVAVAEAPHGDEVPANLIMAAAQGAQTGVRLAVAVGAMVLAFVALVALGNGLLTGFGHWFGIEDLTFQRLLGYVFAPVMFLLNVPWNEAGIAGGLFGEKIVLNEFVAYISLGKELGRLSPHTVAVVTFALCGFANFSSIAIQMAVTGNLAPNQRPTIARLGLRALIAGSLANLMSAAFAGLLLAP, from the coding sequence ATGCTCAAATATCTCATTGGTCTGGCCGGCATCCTGGTGATCCTGGCGATCGCCTACGCACTGTCCGTGGATCGCCGCGCGATCCGGCCGCGCGTCGTCGGCAGCGCCTTCGCGCTCCAGGCCGGCATCGCGGTGCTGGTGCTGCACGTGCCTTGGGGGCGCGCCGCGCTCGGCGTGCTCTCGGCCGGAGTCGCCAATCTGCTCGGCTATGCCAGCGCCGGCACGCAATTCCTGTTCGGCGCGCTCGCCAGCGATCGGCTCGGCCAGATGTTCGCCATCCAGGCGCTGCCGGTGATCATCTTCTTCGCGGCGCTGGTGGGCATTCTCTACCATCTCGGCATCATGCAGTTCGTGGTGCGCTGGATCGGCGGCGGCATCGAGCGCGTCGTCGGCACCTCCAAGGTCGAATCGCTGTGCGCGGCGGCGAACATCTTCGTCGGCCAGAGCGAGAGCCCGCTGGTGATCCGCCCCTATCTCGCGGCGCTCGACGAGCGCCAGGTGTTCGCGGTGATGACCAGCGGCATGGCGGGCGTGGCCGGCACCATCCTCGCCGCCTATGCGGCGATGGGGATCAGGATCGATTATCTGCTCGCCGCCAGCTTCATGTCGGCGCCGGGCGGGCTGTTGATGGCCAAGATCATCATGCCCGACCGCGTCCGCGGCGCGCCGCTCGACGAGACCGACGCGGTCGCCGTGGCGGAGGCGCCGCATGGCGACGAGGTGCCCGCCAACCTCATCATGGCGGCGGCGCAGGGGGCGCAGACCGGGGTGCGGCTGGCGGTCGCGGTCGGCGCGATGGTGCTCGCCTTCGTCGCGCTGGTGGCGCTGGGCAACGGCCTGCTCACCGGCTTCGGCCACTGGTTCGGGATCGAGGATCTCACCTTCCAGCGGCTGCTGGGCTATGTCTTCGCGCCGGTCATGTTCCTGCTGAACGTGCCGTGGAACGAGGCGGGGATCGCGGGCGGCCTGTTCGGCGAGAAGATCGTGCTCAACGAGTTCGTCGCTTATATCTCGCTCGGCAAGGAGCTGGGCCGGCTCAGCCCGCACACCGTGGCGGTCGTCACCTTCGCGCTGTGCGGCTTCGCCAATTTCTCCTCGATCGCGATCCAGATGGCGGTGACGGGCAATCTCGCGCCCAATCAGCGGCCGACGATCGCGCGGCTGGGGCTGCGCGCGCTGATCGCGGGCAGCCTCGCCAATCTCATGTCGGCCGCCTTCGCCGGCCTGTTGCTCGCGCCCTGA
- the ppc gene encoding phosphoenolpyruvate carboxylase translates to MAAPSITQNPDIRFLGRVLGDVIRETSGEALFRRIEYIRSTSVDRARGILSGDSIASGLESLGLDDMLAFVRGFMLFSMLANLAEDRQGVAAEPEADLAHALARLEAKGLDRAAVMALLERALIVPVLTAHPTEVRRKSMIDHRNHIAELMALRDRGVAETASGDRVEDAIARQVALLWQTRALRRERLFVADEIDTVLAYLREVFLPALPALYARWDRALGARAPSFLRVGNWIGGDRDGNPYVNAETLRLVLARAAEAVLAYYLEGVHELGAELSISTELAAVTPELAALAEAAQDPGRARGDEPYRRALTGLYARLAATYQALTGQAPPRAARVSGEPYADPAAFRADLVTIAQSLRAGAGALATGGKLSRLIRAVDCFGFHLATLDLRQNADVHERVVGELLAHAGVTPDYATLDEAERIALLRRELASPRLLASPFARYSDETLSELAIVRAAAEAQARYGAGCIQIYNISKSESVSDLLEVHVLLKEAGLYRPGEGEAPPEARIMAVPLFETIADLQNAPDVMRAWFALPEIGALARARGHQEVMVGYSDSNKDGGYLTSVWSLHRAGQALAPVFEEAGVTMQLFHGRGGAVGRGGGSSFAAILAQPPGSVQGRIRITEQGEVIAAKYGTPESAATNLEAMASATLLASLEAPALSAADQARFGDAMARISEAAFASYRDLVYGTEGFRHFFRQITPLPEIAGLKIGSRPASRTKSDRIEDLRAIPWVFSWAQARIMLPGWYGVGDALAAFGDMALLREMVEAWPFLASTLANMEMVLAKSDLAIAEHYLPLVEDRAAAEAIFGRIKAGWSRAHDSLLAITRQTRLLEKHPSLDASIRLRLPYIEPLNLLQVELLKRHRAGEDDPRIREGIELSINAIATALRNSG, encoded by the coding sequence ATGGCCGCGCCTTCGATCACGCAGAACCCCGACATCCGCTTCCTGGGCCGCGTGCTCGGCGATGTCATTCGCGAAACCTCGGGCGAGGCGCTGTTCCGCCGCATCGAATATATCCGCTCCACCTCGGTGGACCGGGCGCGCGGCATACTCAGCGGCGATTCGATCGCGAGCGGCCTGGAATCGCTCGGCCTCGACGACATGCTGGCCTTTGTGCGGGGCTTCATGCTCTTCTCCATGCTCGCCAACCTCGCCGAGGATCGGCAGGGCGTCGCCGCCGAGCCCGAGGCCGATCTCGCCCATGCGCTCGCCCGGCTCGAGGCCAAGGGGCTGGACCGCGCCGCTGTGATGGCGCTGCTCGAGCGCGCGCTGATCGTGCCCGTGCTGACCGCCCACCCCACCGAGGTGCGGCGCAAGAGCATGATCGATCACCGCAACCATATCGCCGAGCTGATGGCGCTGCGCGATCGCGGCGTCGCCGAGACGGCCAGCGGCGATCGGGTGGAGGATGCCATCGCGCGGCAGGTGGCGCTGCTCTGGCAGACGCGCGCGCTGCGCCGCGAGCGGCTGTTCGTGGCCGACGAGATCGACACCGTGCTCGCCTATCTGCGCGAGGTGTTCCTGCCCGCGCTGCCCGCCCTCTACGCGCGCTGGGACCGCGCGCTCGGCGCGCGCGCGCCGTCCTTCCTGCGCGTCGGCAACTGGATCGGCGGCGATCGCGACGGCAACCCCTATGTCAATGCTGAGACGCTGCGGCTGGTGCTGGCGCGCGCCGCCGAGGCGGTGCTCGCTTATTATCTCGAGGGCGTCCACGAACTCGGCGCCGAACTGTCCATCTCCACCGAATTGGCGGCGGTGACGCCCGAGCTGGCGGCGCTGGCCGAGGCGGCGCAGGATCCCGGCCGCGCGCGCGGCGACGAGCCCTATCGCCGCGCGCTCACCGGCCTCTATGCCCGGCTCGCCGCCACCTATCAGGCGCTCACCGGCCAGGCCCCGCCGCGCGCGGCGCGCGTCTCCGGAGAGCCCTATGCCGATCCCGCCGCCTTCCGCGCCGATCTGGTGACGATCGCCCAGTCGCTGCGCGCGGGCGCGGGCGCGCTTGCCACCGGCGGCAAGCTGTCGCGGCTGATCCGCGCGGTGGATTGCTTCGGCTTCCACCTCGCCACGCTCGATCTGCGCCAGAATGCCGATGTCCACGAGCGGGTGGTGGGCGAACTGCTCGCCCATGCCGGGGTGACGCCCGATTATGCCACGCTCGACGAGGCGGAACGCATCGCGCTGCTGCGCCGCGAACTGGCCTCGCCGCGCCTGCTTGCCAGCCCCTTCGCGCGCTATTCGGACGAAACCCTGTCCGAACTGGCGATCGTGCGCGCCGCCGCCGAGGCGCAGGCGCGCTACGGCGCCGGCTGCATCCAGATCTACAACATCTCCAAGTCCGAAAGCGTGTCCGATCTGCTCGAGGTCCATGTCCTGCTCAAGGAGGCGGGGCTGTACCGGCCGGGCGAGGGCGAGGCGCCCCCCGAGGCGCGGATCATGGCGGTGCCGCTGTTCGAGACGATCGCCGATCTCCAGAACGCGCCCGATGTGATGCGCGCCTGGTTCGCGCTGCCCGAGATCGGCGCGCTCGCCCGCGCGCGCGGCCATCAGGAAGTGATGGTCGGCTATTCGGACAGCAACAAGGATGGCGGCTATCTCACCTCGGTCTGGTCGCTGCACCGCGCCGGCCAGGCGCTGGCCCCGGTGTTCGAGGAAGCCGGGGTGACGATGCAGCTCTTCCACGGCCGCGGCGGCGCGGTCGGGCGCGGCGGCGGCTCCTCCTTCGCGGCGATCCTCGCCCAGCCGCCGGGATCGGTGCAGGGCCGTATCCGCATCACCGAGCAGGGCGAGGTGATCGCCGCCAAATATGGCACGCCTGAAAGCGCGGCGACCAATTTGGAGGCGATGGCCTCGGCGACGCTGCTGGCGAGCCTTGAGGCGCCCGCGCTCTCGGCCGCCGATCAGGCGCGCTTCGGCGACGCCATGGCGCGCATCTCCGAGGCCGCCTTCGCCAGCTATCGCGATCTTGTCTACGGCACCGAGGGCTTCCGCCACTTCTTCCGCCAGATCACGCCGCTGCCCGAAATCGCCGGGCTGAAGATCGGATCGCGCCCCGCCAGCCGCACCAAATCCGATCGCATCGAGGATCTGCGCGCCATCCCCTGGGTGTTTTCCTGGGCGCAGGCGCGGATCATGCTGCCCGGCTGGTACGGCGTGGGCGATGCGCTGGCGGCGTTCGGCGACATGGCCCTGCTGCGCGAGATGGTGGAGGCCTGGCCCTTCCTCGCCTCCACCCTCGCCAATATGGAGATGGTGCTCGCCAAATCCGATCTCGCCATCGCCGAACATTATCTGCCGCTGGTCGAGGATCGCGCCGCCGCCGAGGCGATCTTCGGCCGGATCAAGGCCGGCTGGTCGCGCGCGCACGACAGCCTGCTCGCTATCACCCGCCAGACGCGGCTGCTCGAGAAACATCCCTCGCTCGACGCCTCGATCCGGCTGCGCCTTCCCTATATCGAGCCGCTCAACCTGCTCCAGGTGGAGCTGCTCAAGCGCCACCGCGCGGGCGAGGACGATCCCCGCATCCGCGAGGGCATCGAGCTTTCGATCAACGCGATCGCGACCGCGCTGCGCAACAGCGGCTGA
- a CDS encoding ABC transporter permease, with amino-acid sequence MIATSALLAARAIRRHLLRSFLTVLGIVIGVFAVVTMVTLGNAATRSVREQISSLGANVLTILPGGGAGRGGGQVPPPFKIADAEAVRDQIAGVTEVAPQVQTSATAVRNAANWSTTVTGAGNAFLDTQTWLVSDGRRFTQSEEEAGKSVCLLGSTVRARLYPTENALGSRLRVGGISCVVVGLLATRGQGGFGQDGDDMVIMPLKAVQRRFTGNQDIRVITVSADPAYDSAAIQNAIAALLRERRNITGTKQDDFTIFDQRQIADTLSGATTMLTTFVGAVAAISLLVGGIGIMNIMLVSVTERTREIGIRLAIGAVAAEVRMQFLVEAVVLSMLGGLIGIVLALGACFGLTRAFGLGFAFETKINLAAFLFSALIGVVFGYFPARRAALLDPIDALRHE; translated from the coding sequence CTGATCGCCACCTCGGCGCTGCTGGCGGCGCGCGCCATCCGCCGCCACCTGCTGCGCTCCTTCCTCACCGTGCTCGGCATCGTGATCGGCGTGTTCGCGGTGGTGACGATGGTGACGCTGGGCAATGCCGCGACCCGATCGGTGCGCGAACAGATCAGCAGCCTTGGCGCGAACGTGCTGACGATCCTGCCGGGCGGGGGCGCCGGGCGCGGCGGCGGCCAGGTGCCGCCGCCCTTCAAGATCGCCGATGCCGAGGCGGTGCGCGACCAGATCGCCGGCGTGACCGAAGTGGCGCCGCAGGTGCAGACCAGCGCCACCGCCGTGCGCAACGCCGCCAACTGGTCCACCACCGTCACCGGCGCGGGCAACGCCTTTCTCGATACCCAGACCTGGCTCGTCAGCGACGGCCGCCGCTTCACCCAGAGCGAGGAGGAGGCGGGCAAATCCGTATGCCTGCTCGGCAGCACGGTGCGCGCGCGCCTCTATCCCACCGAAAACGCGCTGGGCAGCCGGCTGCGCGTGGGCGGGATCAGCTGCGTCGTCGTCGGGCTGCTGGCCACGCGCGGCCAGGGCGGGTTCGGCCAGGATGGCGACGATATGGTGATCATGCCGCTCAAGGCGGTTCAGCGCCGCTTCACCGGCAACCAGGATATTCGCGTGATCACCGTATCGGCCGATCCCGCCTATGACAGTGCCGCCATCCAGAACGCCATCGCCGCGCTGCTGCGCGAGCGCCGCAACATCACCGGCACCAAGCAGGATGATTTCACCATCTTCGACCAGCGCCAGATCGCGGACACGCTGTCGGGCGCGACCACGATGCTGACGACCTTCGTGGGCGCGGTGGCGGCGATCTCGCTGCTGGTCGGCGGCATCGGCATCATGAACATCATGCTCGTCTCGGTGACCGAGCGGACGCGCGAAATCGGCATCCGGCTGGCGATCGGCGCGGTCGCCGCCGAGGTGCGCATGCAGTTCCTGGTCGAGGCGGTGGTGCTGTCGATGCTGGGCGGGCTGATCGGCATCGTGCTGGCGCTGGGCGCCTGTTTCGGGCTGACCCGCGCCTTCGGGCTCGGCTTCGCCTTCGAAACCAAGATCAATCTCGCCGCCTTCCTCTTTTCGGCGCTGATCGGCGTGGTGTTCGGCTATTTCCCGGCGCGCCGCGCCGCCCTGCTCGACCCGATCGACGCGCTGCGCCACGAATGA